In Roseivirga misakiensis, a single genomic region encodes these proteins:
- a CDS encoding 6-bladed beta-propeller: MKRQAPFTKKSLYDLAFAALIFSVIQIVTSCHNSHETENSYNQIIKIDPSLASNYQISQVFKAVNFLALDNKNGFIGSIDKVLFKNGHYYVLDKDYTNGLYVFNENGAYVRKIGNEGDGPTDYGDINDFTIATIKGIEQVWMLDNANSYLSILKYDLQGKFLAKTKSTLIADFIDYLPSEHLIFSTSNQCNDTFCNDLFTTDLSLNVISKTHKPNKFYEQFWFEPNSPISITNSTTSALSYGQTNIVSVDPSTGKLENDLKIDFGEFGVPKDLLKKYFGSIEGFLIKAQNERLCYHMDNLFNNETSLFLSFKYGADQYYFLQNKASQSSLVIKNIVFDIGVELLLPINVVGTKDDTLLAFLDPQELLDVFEKYGDKINENESELQNLLSTITESSNPIIMKLSFH; the protein is encoded by the coding sequence ATGAAGAGACAGGCACCTTTCACGAAAAAAAGTCTTTATGATTTAGCATTCGCTGCATTGATCTTTTCGGTAATTCAAATAGTTACATCCTGTCATAATAGTCATGAGACCGAAAACTCCTACAATCAAATAATTAAGATTGACCCAAGCTTAGCCTCGAATTATCAAATCAGCCAAGTTTTCAAAGCAGTCAACTTCCTAGCGCTAGACAATAAGAATGGCTTTATTGGTTCAATTGATAAAGTCCTGTTTAAAAATGGACACTATTATGTTCTTGATAAGGATTATACCAATGGGTTATATGTTTTTAATGAAAACGGCGCTTACGTCAGGAAAATAGGTAATGAGGGTGACGGACCTACTGATTACGGAGATATAAACGATTTTACCATAGCCACAATCAAGGGCATTGAACAAGTCTGGATGCTCGACAATGCTAATAGTTATCTATCCATTTTGAAGTACGACCTTCAAGGGAAATTCTTAGCTAAAACGAAATCGACCCTAATCGCAGATTTCATCGATTACCTACCTTCAGAACACCTAATCTTTTCCACTTCGAATCAATGTAATGATACATTTTGTAATGACCTTTTTACAACCGATTTAAGTCTCAACGTAATATCCAAAACACATAAGCCAAATAAGTTTTACGAACAGTTCTGGTTTGAGCCGAATTCACCCATTTCTATCACAAATTCAACCACATCTGCCCTCTCCTATGGTCAAACTAATATAGTGAGTGTAGACCCTAGTACGGGCAAATTGGAGAATGACCTAAAGATTGACTTTGGTGAATTCGGAGTACCAAAAGATTTGCTTAAAAAGTACTTCGGTTCAATTGAAGGTTTCCTCATCAAAGCTCAGAATGAACGACTCTGTTATCATATGGATAACCTCTTTAATAATGAGACAAGCCTATTCCTTAGTTTTAAGTATGGAGCCGATCAATATTATTTTCTTCAAAATAAAGCTAGCCAGTCAAGTCTAGTTATTAAAAATATAGTTTTCGATATAGGTGTAGAACTACTACTGCCTATAAATGTGGTCGGTACGAAAGACGATACATTATTAGCTTTTCTAGACCCTCAAGAACTCTTAGATGTTTTCGAAAAGTACGGAGACAAAATCAATGAAAACGAGAGTGAACTTCAAAATCTCCTGAGTACAATTACTGAATCATCTAATCCAATAATCATGAAATTAAGTTTCCATTGA
- a CDS encoding SUMF1/EgtB/PvdO family nonheme iron enzyme codes for MKKIFIPLLFILCNVSLIHSQDILLKVVNQSTSTPISGAHISIFPKGSDLVKLRLKAITDDQGIALLPFDSLTLANSNLLLSHVSYKSKIIRSDSIDFFGKNLIQLDEHTRELGAVVVVFSEPYIQKVLIQVEKTSININGTARQVKGFLIQKNEVTVRQFREFIRETDYITEVEAQDLKVSVIELQNATNKYLTRFKTIKQEPFKKAKKKRFQGWERKFRLVEKSGINWRHDEFGELRSEAEMDFPVINITWMDAKSYAKWANMKLPTLEQWIASAQNSKKDGWHRKFSTGILKNVSTSPANRQGIQNLYGNVSEFLATPIILNGERYIQTTAFHSLASEYTKITETLLVQERSVLKDIIKYGFRCVKDSID; via the coding sequence ATGAAAAAAATATTCATTCCTTTACTATTCATTCTCTGCAATGTGAGCTTAATCCACAGCCAGGACATACTGCTAAAAGTAGTTAATCAATCAACCAGTACCCCGATTAGTGGAGCACACATTAGCATTTTTCCTAAGGGCAGCGATTTAGTAAAGCTCAGGCTTAAGGCAATAACCGATGACCAAGGAATAGCGCTGCTACCATTTGACAGTTTAACTCTAGCCAACTCTAATTTATTATTATCCCATGTTAGCTATAAATCAAAAATAATCCGTTCTGATTCAATAGACTTTTTTGGTAAAAACCTTATTCAACTTGATGAGCATACTCGTGAACTTGGGGCCGTCGTTGTGGTATTTTCCGAACCATATATTCAAAAAGTGCTCATTCAAGTTGAAAAAACTTCTATCAATATTAATGGGACAGCTAGACAGGTAAAAGGATTTCTAATTCAGAAGAATGAGGTTACGGTTAGACAATTTAGAGAGTTTATTAGAGAGACAGATTATATCACAGAAGTTGAAGCACAAGACTTAAAAGTGTCGGTCATAGAATTACAAAATGCTACTAATAAATACTTAACAAGATTCAAGACTATAAAACAAGAGCCGTTTAAGAAAGCAAAAAAGAAGCGATTTCAAGGATGGGAACGGAAATTTCGATTAGTAGAAAAATCCGGTATTAATTGGCGACATGACGAATTCGGTGAGCTTAGGAGTGAGGCGGAAATGGATTTTCCTGTGATAAATATTACGTGGATGGACGCTAAATCTTACGCAAAATGGGCCAATATGAAACTTCCAACCCTAGAACAGTGGATAGCGAGCGCTCAGAATTCAAAAAAAGATGGCTGGCATAGAAAATTTTCCACGGGTATATTAAAAAATGTTAGTACGTCACCAGCAAACCGTCAAGGAATACAGAATCTATATGGTAATGTTTCTGAGTTTTTGGCTACCCCAATTATACTTAATGGCGAAAGGTATATTCAGACTACCGCTTTTCACTCGTTGGCCTCTGAATACACAAAAATCACCGAAACACTCTTAGTTCAAGAGCGGTCCGTGCTGAAGGACATCATCAAATATGGTTTTCGGTGTGTAAAGGATTCAATAGATTAA
- a CDS encoding AsmA family protein has protein sequence MKKVGKALLIIFGVLILAIILIPIFFKDKIKELVISEFEKSTEAELYFGDVSLDLFRNFPDFTLGLSDMGITGKGVFEGDTLLSVSNLSASIDLQEVLFGSRINLKSIEMVKPDITIITLLDGTANYDIAKEGEPSVAAEPSDEEASEVTFGIKSFSIEEGEFVYYDQTIGFFTQLGDINVEGSGDFAADIFDLVTKGDLNLIDLNYEGTDYVTDKSVDIDATLSMDLTNSKYTFKENEISINSFPLVVDGFFALLDDGFGMDLKFNAPRSEFKQLLSLIPGVYSDSFKDLKSEGTLTFDGNVTGTYNESTMPAFGLNLAVNNGMFQYPDLPDAVSNVQMRLNVENKTGIIEETRVDLSQMHLEMGSNPVDAKLLIENLKDYRLNADMKGKLNLNELMNYFPMEGYDLNGTLDIQAQAEGVYDSLRNLIPRLNVAIDLKDGYIKTPDLPSPIEDFLVKTKITNQSGQLKDTKVIVDNISMQLDGQPFQSNMTLENPDNLAWDVKMQGNLDLDKLMKLYPMEGMQLKGQITTALSSKGKMSDLEAHRYNRIPTKGSLTLENFDYQGDGIDQPITISKAEAKFTNEQIELSEYSGTAGSTRYNMTGKLTNYLGFALKDEVLEGALSVTADQLAISEWMISEEEEGTSVSEAGDEQPMEVVRIPENVQFNLQTSVGKVTYNSLEMNNMKGQVVVSKGKINLKGAGFNAMNGRVDVNGEYDSKPDQPTFDFKFGAKQISIPSSFQALDMVQKMAPVAEKMTGQFTSNFSLKGILGADMMPDYTSLTGGGLIQILEASLGGNSDLLSGLSSVTKLAKVGTATLDKIKMTAEIKEGRLFIKPFDVKLGDYQTQVSGSTGIDGSIDYILKMDVPAGKVGGQLNSLVSSFTGGQSIVGENITLNIGMGGVFSKPEFSLRSVSSEEGKSVTGAVTGLVSDKVDEKKEEAKALVDNKVNAAKDTAQQVIEAQKDSLKLKADALLKAQKDSISALAAEKLGLNKDSTDKKLEEVKNKAKGALKGLLKKKKKKDN, from the coding sequence ATGAAAAAGGTTGGCAAAGCATTATTAATCATATTCGGCGTACTTATACTCGCTATTATTCTTATACCAATTTTTTTTAAGGATAAAATCAAAGAATTGGTCATTAGTGAATTTGAAAAAAGCACCGAAGCAGAGCTTTACTTCGGGGATGTGAGCTTGGATTTGTTCAGGAACTTTCCAGATTTCACTTTGGGGCTTTCTGACATGGGAATCACAGGGAAAGGCGTTTTTGAAGGAGATACGCTTTTAAGTGTTTCTAATTTGAGCGCTTCGATCGATTTGCAAGAGGTTTTATTTGGCAGCAGAATTAACCTAAAGTCCATTGAAATGGTTAAGCCTGATATCACGATCATTACGCTGCTCGATGGCACAGCCAATTACGATATCGCTAAAGAAGGTGAGCCTTCGGTAGCGGCAGAGCCATCCGATGAAGAAGCTTCAGAAGTTACTTTCGGAATAAAATCTTTCAGTATAGAAGAGGGAGAATTTGTCTATTACGATCAAACGATCGGGTTCTTTACGCAACTAGGGGATATAAATGTCGAGGGGTCAGGTGATTTTGCCGCAGATATATTCGATCTCGTCACAAAAGGAGACTTAAACCTGATTGATCTAAACTACGAAGGGACGGATTATGTAACTGATAAGTCAGTGGATATTGACGCAACACTATCAATGGACCTGACGAATTCTAAGTACACCTTTAAGGAGAATGAAATCTCAATCAATTCATTTCCGTTGGTCGTCGATGGCTTTTTTGCCCTTTTGGACGATGGTTTTGGCATGGATTTGAAATTTAATGCGCCTAGGTCGGAGTTCAAGCAGTTGCTTTCTTTGATACCAGGTGTTTATAGCGATTCTTTTAAAGACCTTAAGTCAGAAGGTACCTTAACATTCGACGGGAATGTTACTGGCACATACAACGAAAGTACGATGCCCGCTTTCGGCTTGAATCTAGCGGTGAATAACGGAATGTTTCAATATCCCGATCTACCAGATGCAGTCAGCAATGTTCAAATGCGACTTAATGTTGAGAACAAGACCGGAATTATTGAAGAAACTCGAGTCGACCTAAGTCAAATGCATCTTGAAATGGGGTCTAACCCAGTTGACGCGAAGCTACTAATTGAAAACCTGAAGGACTACCGCTTAAACGCTGATATGAAAGGGAAACTCAACTTAAACGAGTTAATGAATTACTTCCCGATGGAGGGCTATGACTTGAACGGTACGCTGGATATTCAGGCACAAGCTGAAGGCGTTTATGATAGCCTGAGGAACCTTATTCCAAGGCTCAATGTGGCTATAGATTTGAAAGACGGCTATATCAAAACACCTGATCTACCATCGCCAATCGAGGACTTTTTGGTAAAAACAAAAATAACCAACCAGAGTGGACAGCTAAAAGATACCAAGGTCATCGTTGACAATATATCCATGCAGCTCGATGGGCAACCATTTCAATCCAACATGACACTTGAGAACCCAGATAACTTAGCATGGGATGTTAAAATGCAAGGAAATCTTGATTTGGATAAGCTAATGAAACTCTATCCGATGGAAGGGATGCAGTTAAAAGGCCAAATTACCACAGCGCTTTCTAGTAAGGGAAAAATGAGTGACCTAGAGGCGCATCGCTATAATAGAATCCCTACAAAAGGATCCTTGACCCTAGAGAACTTTGATTATCAAGGAGATGGAATAGACCAACCGATTACAATTTCCAAGGCAGAAGCAAAGTTTACTAACGAACAGATAGAACTCTCTGAATATAGCGGAACCGCTGGTTCAACACGCTACAATATGACGGGTAAATTGACAAATTATTTAGGCTTTGCTTTGAAAGATGAAGTTTTAGAGGGCGCGTTGTCTGTAACCGCAGATCAATTGGCGATCAGTGAGTGGATGATCAGCGAAGAGGAAGAAGGGACTTCGGTATCGGAAGCTGGCGATGAGCAACCAATGGAGGTAGTAAGAATACCTGAGAATGTTCAATTCAATCTACAGACGTCAGTAGGGAAAGTTACCTATAACAGTCTAGAGATGAATAATATGAAGGGTCAGGTTGTTGTAAGTAAAGGAAAAATAAACCTGAAAGGCGCTGGCTTCAATGCCATGAATGGTCGCGTAGATGTAAATGGAGAATACGATAGCAAACCAGATCAACCGACGTTTGATTTTAAATTCGGAGCGAAGCAAATCTCAATTCCATCCTCATTTCAAGCCTTGGATATGGTACAAAAAATGGCACCAGTAGCTGAAAAAATGACAGGACAGTTTACATCTAATTTCAGCTTAAAAGGAATATTGGGAGCGGATATGATGCCTGATTATACATCATTGACTGGTGGTGGTTTGATACAAATTTTGGAAGCAAGCCTGGGTGGTAATTCAGACTTACTATCAGGTCTATCATCGGTGACCAAGTTGGCCAAAGTTGGTACGGCTACTTTAGATAAAATCAAAATGACTGCTGAAATTAAAGAAGGTAGGTTGTTCATTAAGCCATTTGATGTGAAGCTTGGAGATTATCAGACGCAAGTTTCAGGAAGTACAGGAATAGACGGGTCTATCGATTACATTTTGAAAATGGATGTACCCGCTGGTAAAGTAGGAGGACAGCTAAACTCACTTGTTTCATCCTTTACGGGAGGGCAGAGTATTGTCGGTGAAAATATCACGTTGAACATAGGGATGGGCGGTGTTTTTTCAAAACCTGAATTTTCTCTAAGAAGTGTAAGTTCAGAAGAAGGAAAGAGTGTGACTGGAGCTGTCACAGGTCTTGTATCTGATAAAGTGGATGAAAAGAAAGAGGAGGCAAAAGCCTTGGTTGATAATAAAGTGAATGCTGCAAAAGACACTGCACAACAAGTCATTGAAGCTCAGAAAGATTCCTTAAAACTAAAAGCTGATGCCTTGTTAAAGGCTCAAAAAGATTCTATTTCAGCGCTTGCAGCTGAAAAATTGGGGCTTAATAAAGACAGCACGGACAAAAAATTAGAGGAGGTTAAAAATAAAGCTAAAGGAGCACTGAAAGGATTGCTTAAAAAGAAGAAGAAAAAGGATAACTAA